In the Bacteroidia bacterium genome, one interval contains:
- a CDS encoding nucleotidyltransferase domain-containing protein, whose translation MNLPLSKILHGRENELRTLCQAHHVKYLFAFGSSVSANFSDNSSDIDLMVEIDETDPIEKGELLLDFYMALQDFFNRKVDLLTDQPIENAYLRENVESTKVLIYDREGEKVLV comes from the coding sequence ATGAACTTGCCACTAAGTAAGATCCTCCACGGAAGGGAAAATGAATTGCGCACGCTCTGTCAGGCGCATCATGTAAAATATCTTTTTGCATTTGGCTCAAGTGTTTCAGCTAATTTTTCCGATAATTCCAGTGACATTGATTTGATGGTTGAGATTGATGAAACCGATCCCATTGAGAAAGGGGAGTTGCTCCTGGATTTTTATATGGCACTTCAGGACTTCTTCAATAGAAAGGTGGATTTGCTGACCGACCAGCCAATAGAAAACGCTTACTTGCGTGAAAATGTAGAATCCACCAAAGTACTCATCTATGACCGGGAAGGAGAAAAAGTACTTGTCTGA
- a CDS encoding UDP-2,3-diacylglucosamine diphosphatase, translating to MKNRKFYKTIVISDLHLGTNGSKAEELVAFLRKFRCSNLILNGDIIDGWQLKKYGAWKKKHTAFFRQVLKMIEKDNTRVIYLRGNHDDFLDQVIPFQVGNFSIQREFIYESCGNKYLVVHGDVFDAVMNNLKWIAKLGDIGYTFLLWLNKLYNQYRSYRGLPYYSLSQQIKLRVKSAVNFISDYEKQLAEVAKAQRCNGIICGHIHQPAIKQFPGVLYLNSGDWVESLTALVETEQGKWEILHYKADEVELNEEETELTQESAMQGIFWADALLSKQAVK from the coding sequence TTGAAAAACAGGAAGTTTTACAAGACAATCGTTATCTCGGACCTCCATCTTGGCACCAATGGCAGCAAAGCGGAAGAGTTGGTGGCATTCCTCAGAAAATTCCGGTGTTCTAATCTTATTCTTAATGGCGACATCATTGACGGCTGGCAGTTGAAGAAATATGGCGCATGGAAGAAAAAACACACAGCATTCTTCCGTCAGGTGTTAAAAATGATTGAGAAAGACAACACACGCGTAATTTACCTTCGCGGAAATCATGACGACTTTCTGGATCAGGTAATTCCATTCCAGGTGGGCAACTTCAGCATTCAACGGGAATTCATTTACGAATCGTGCGGAAATAAATATCTTGTAGTGCATGGCGATGTATTTGACGCGGTTATGAACAACCTGAAATGGATCGCAAAGCTTGGCGACATTGGCTACACTTTCCTGTTATGGCTGAACAAGCTGTACAACCAATACCGCAGCTACCGCGGACTTCCCTACTATTCCTTATCTCAGCAAATTAAATTGCGCGTAAAATCTGCTGTGAATTTTATTTCCGATTATGAGAAGCAGCTTGCTGAAGTGGCGAAAGCGCAGCGATGCAACGGGATCATCTGCGGGCATATTCATCAGCCGGCTATTAAGCAATTTCCCGGGGTGTTATATCTCAATTCAGGAGATTGGGTGGAATCGCTCACGGCCCTGGTAGAAACCGAACAGGGCAAATGGGAGATCCTTCATTACAAAGCTGACGAAGTAGAATTGAATGAAGAGGAAACAGAACTGACACAGGAATCAGCGATGCAAGGCATATTTTGGGCGGATGCACTATTATCGAAACAAGCAGTGAAATAA
- a CDS encoding T9SS type A sorting domain-containing protein, with product MKNTSPTFLLLVALMGCLINANAQNMVPNPGFEELNTCPSEQSQLNATKNWHSLRETPDYFNTCAKPGMSPTQFNAGIPRNTWGYQPAAYGEGYAGIMLYYSPQVDFREFLTVKLKEPLISGRRYQISFVVSLANHGGRNPPHMSCNNLGILFNFGSIEGIPNFAHAFIDTLIEDTLQWVEVKFNYLADQAYTHLAIGNFFDDANTIKNKTSFFSQYAFYYIDEVKVIANRPQIVIHPNPVTEQVFITSSEDFSPDVSCKMYSVNGQRINIEAILHSSNQLSIYFEAYRPGIYILRLRDKAEVWQEKILKI from the coding sequence ATGAAAAATACCTCACCAACCTTTTTGTTATTGGTAGCTCTAATGGGCTGCTTAATAAATGCGAATGCGCAGAATATGGTGCCAAATCCAGGTTTTGAAGAATTGAACACTTGTCCTTCGGAGCAAAGCCAACTCAATGCTACCAAAAACTGGCATAGTTTACGTGAAACCCCGGACTACTTTAATACCTGCGCAAAACCCGGCATGTCACCTACACAGTTCAATGCCGGGATACCTCGTAATACCTGGGGATATCAACCGGCTGCGTATGGAGAGGGGTATGCCGGTATTATGCTGTATTATTCACCTCAGGTTGACTTCCGTGAATTTTTAACGGTCAAGCTAAAGGAACCACTCATTTCAGGAAGGCGCTATCAAATAAGTTTTGTAGTAAGCCTGGCTAACCACGGTGGAAGAAATCCCCCCCATATGAGCTGCAACAACTTGGGCATTCTATTTAATTTTGGAAGCATCGAAGGGATCCCCAACTTTGCGCATGCGTTTATTGATACTTTGATTGAAGATACGCTTCAGTGGGTAGAAGTTAAATTCAACTACCTGGCAGATCAGGCTTATACCCACCTTGCCATCGGCAACTTCTTTGATGATGCTAATACAATAAAAAATAAAACCTCGTTCTTCTCGCAATATGCCTTTTATTATATTGACGAAGTAAAGGTTATAGCAAACAGGCCACAAATAGTTATTCATCCCAATCCAGTAACCGAGCAAGTCTTTATCACCAGTTCAGAAGACTTTAGTCCGGATGTTTCATGCAAGATGTACAGCGTTAATGGGCAGAGAATAAACATCGAAGCTATTTTGCATTCCAGCAATCAGCTCAGTATATATTTCGAAGCATATCGCCCCGGTATCTATATTTTAAGATTAAGGGATAAGGCCGAAGTTTGGCAGGAAAAAATCCTCAAGATTTAA
- the dnaG gene encoding DNA primase produces the protein MIKQETIDQVIATAPVEEVIGEYVHLKKRGVNFIGLCPFHDEKTPSFNVSPVKNIYKCFGCGKGGDVIRFMMEHEKYSYPEAIRFLAQKYNIPVLEDGQQYSEEEKDERESLYIVMNFAKQYYHNLLLESDEGKSIGLSYFYERGFKDSTVQAYELGWSPSGRSTFSDHALKSSYSKEVLLKAGLSFETKDGSLMDRFRERVMFPIHSISGRAIGFGGRTLKTKSKEAKYINTPETDIYHKSRILYGISQARKAIREQDGCLLVEGYTDVLSLFQKGILNVVASSGTSLTEEQVRLIKRYTENVTLLFDGDAAGTKAALRGIDIVLQGGLNVKTVILPEGEDPDSFARAHKQEEIEKFVSEKAEDFVLFKAKLLLGEKTNDPLHKAQVTKDIVTSIAQIPDQLKRSIFVKEAGRLLEIDEQVLYAELNKTIAQKYRKGWQKPADEEAAPPPEPDEKEAAGTAASVSIDLSERTIISLVLKFGTEVLKDDVKVADYVFQEIGTTEWSNTNYQEMVEEYLQMQEKNEAVTLNQFLHHKNQELQQLSVDLLGQKYTLSPRWKEIAGKDMEAQLQFYYPQVMGCMRHLKMKKLLNLIIENQEEIKKAEKEGDEEELTELLEVQKHLNDLKKEIGKELGMVVVR, from the coding sequence ATGATTAAACAGGAAACAATTGATCAGGTAATTGCCACCGCTCCGGTAGAGGAAGTGATTGGTGAATACGTACACCTGAAAAAGAGGGGAGTCAATTTCATTGGCCTCTGCCCGTTTCATGATGAAAAAACACCTTCCTTCAATGTTTCTCCGGTAAAAAATATTTACAAATGCTTTGGCTGCGGCAAGGGTGGGGACGTGATCCGTTTTATGATGGAGCACGAAAAGTACAGCTACCCGGAGGCGATACGCTTCCTGGCGCAGAAGTATAACATACCGGTGCTGGAAGATGGGCAACAATATTCTGAGGAGGAAAAGGACGAGCGCGAGAGTCTTTATATCGTAATGAACTTCGCGAAGCAGTATTATCATAACCTTCTTCTCGAAAGCGATGAAGGGAAATCCATCGGGCTATCCTATTTCTACGAACGAGGGTTTAAGGACAGCACAGTGCAGGCGTATGAACTGGGCTGGAGTCCTTCCGGCAGAAGTACGTTCTCTGACCATGCGCTGAAAAGCAGCTACTCCAAAGAAGTGCTGCTAAAGGCCGGCCTCAGCTTCGAGACTAAGGATGGCAGCCTGATGGATCGTTTCCGGGAGCGGGTTATGTTCCCGATCCACAGCATCTCAGGCCGGGCGATAGGTTTTGGAGGACGCACGCTCAAAACCAAGAGTAAAGAGGCGAAGTACATCAATACGCCTGAAACGGATATTTACCACAAGAGCCGCATTTTGTATGGCATTTCGCAGGCCCGGAAAGCCATACGGGAGCAGGATGGCTGTTTGCTGGTGGAAGGTTACACCGATGTGCTGTCGCTTTTCCAGAAAGGAATACTCAATGTGGTGGCTTCTTCAGGAACCAGCCTCACCGAGGAACAGGTAAGGCTGATAAAGCGATATACTGAAAACGTAACGCTGCTCTTTGATGGAGATGCAGCGGGTACGAAAGCCGCGCTGCGGGGCATTGACATCGTGCTCCAGGGTGGGTTGAACGTGAAAACCGTGATTTTACCTGAAGGTGAAGACCCCGATTCTTTTGCCAGGGCGCACAAACAAGAGGAGATCGAAAAGTTTGTTTCCGAAAAGGCAGAAGACTTTGTGCTCTTCAAAGCAAAATTGCTCCTGGGCGAAAAAACGAATGACCCGTTACACAAAGCTCAGGTTACGAAGGATATAGTGACAAGCATTGCCCAGATCCCCGACCAGTTGAAGAGAAGTATTTTCGTGAAGGAAGCCGGACGGCTGCTGGAAATTGATGAACAGGTGCTGTATGCTGAGCTGAATAAAACCATAGCACAGAAATACAGGAAAGGCTGGCAAAAACCTGCTGATGAGGAGGCGGCACCTCCGCCTGAGCCGGATGAAAAGGAAGCTGCCGGCACAGCGGCTTCTGTAAGCATTGATCTTTCTGAACGCACCATCATTAGCCTCGTCCTTAAATTTGGTACAGAAGTGCTGAAAGATGATGTGAAAGTGGCGGATTATGTATTTCAGGAAATAGGCACCACGGAATGGAGCAACACCAATTACCAGGAAATGGTAGAGGAATATCTGCAGATGCAGGAAAAGAATGAGGCAGTTACCCTCAATCAGTTTCTGCATCACAAAAACCAGGAACTGCAACAACTATCTGTTGACCTGCTGGGCCAGAAATATACATTGAGCCCTCGCTGGAAGGAAATTGCAGGAAAGGACATGGAGGCGCAGCTCCAGTTTTATTATCCGCAGGTAATGGGCTGCATGCGCCATCTCAAGATGAAGAAGCTGCTGAACCTGATCATTGAGAACCAGGAAGAAATAAAGAAGGCAGAAAAGGAAGGCGATGAGGAAGAACTGACAGAGCTGCTGGAAGTGCAGAAACACCTGAATGATCTGAAAAAGGAAATTGGGAAAGAACTCGGTATGGTGGTAGTGCGCTGA
- a CDS encoding type II toxin-antitoxin system HicB family antitoxin: protein MKLTAIIEKSEDGWYVGQLEEFPAALSQGKTIEELKANLKDALKLLMEANRDELKKEFAGKQYTIEVIDCERSVINLLNT from the coding sequence ATGAAATTAACAGCAATTATTGAAAAGTCAGAAGATGGCTGGTATGTTGGCCAACTGGAAGAATTCCCGGCTGCACTTTCACAGGGGAAGACAATTGAGGAACTAAAAGCTAATTTAAAGGATGCACTTAAGTTGTTAATGGAAGCAAACCGGGATGAATTAAAGAAAGAATTTGCCGGGAAGCAATATACTATTGAAGTGATCGACTGTGAAAGAAGCGTCATAAACTTATTAAACACCTGA
- a CDS encoding addiction module component CHP02574 family protein, which translates to MNIQLISDSNGKTTGIFIPIEEWNELKMKFKGLEDEEMDIPAWQKLKIEQRLKDYRKKPKEALDFDNTIDEVDNSI; encoded by the coding sequence ATGAACATTCAGCTTATTTCTGACAGTAACGGAAAAACCACTGGCATTTTCATTCCCATAGAAGAATGGAATGAACTTAAAATGAAATTCAAAGGGCTTGAAGATGAGGAGATGGATATACCAGCTTGGCAGAAGCTCAAAATTGAACAACGGCTAAAGGATTATAGAAAAAAGCCAAAAGAAGCTTTGGATTTTGATAACACAATTGATGAAGTAGATAATTCCATATAA
- a CDS encoding polyprenyl synthetase family protein, whose amino-acid sequence MKTDVKVKEYEDFQQLIENRLEHIRLDRQPKELYEPVVYMLSFGGKRIRPVLLLMAFHLFEEQVEQALSPALAMEVFHNFTLMHDDIMDKASLRRGKATVHETWSSSTAILSGDVMLIMANELLSQVPDDLFKPVMHLFNQTAIQVCEGQQWDMIFETKDDVSIADYMKMIGLKTASLLAASLRMGGLLARASVEDRHHLSQLGTHLGLAFQLRDDYLDVFGAPEKFGKKPGGDIVANKKTYMLLQAMELAGNAEKKELGSWLATDKENSEKVRGVTEIYRKLGLPELVEQEVERHYSEALRNLDAISVPDEKKQPLRKLGMRLMERSQ is encoded by the coding sequence GTGAAAACAGATGTAAAAGTGAAGGAGTACGAAGATTTCCAACAGTTAATAGAAAACAGGCTTGAGCACATCCGGCTGGACCGGCAGCCAAAAGAGCTGTATGAACCGGTGGTGTATATGCTTTCTTTTGGCGGCAAGCGCATCCGGCCCGTGTTGTTGTTGATGGCCTTCCATCTTTTTGAAGAGCAGGTGGAGCAGGCGCTGAGCCCGGCTTTGGCAATGGAAGTGTTTCACAATTTCACGCTGATGCATGACGACATTATGGACAAAGCCAGCCTCCGCAGGGGAAAAGCCACGGTACATGAAACCTGGAGCAGCAGCACCGCCATCCTCTCCGGAGACGTGATGCTGATTATGGCGAATGAACTGCTGTCTCAGGTACCGGATGATCTTTTCAAGCCGGTGATGCATCTTTTTAACCAGACTGCGATACAGGTGTGCGAAGGGCAGCAATGGGATATGATCTTCGAAACAAAGGATGATGTTTCGATTGCCGACTACATGAAAATGATAGGGCTGAAAACGGCCTCGCTTCTGGCGGCCAGCCTGCGCATGGGCGGCCTGCTGGCACGGGCAAGCGTGGAAGATCGCCACCACTTGTCGCAACTTGGAACGCACCTGGGCCTGGCTTTCCAGCTTCGTGATGATTACCTGGATGTATTTGGCGCCCCGGAGAAATTCGGTAAAAAACCGGGGGGAGACATTGTGGCCAATAAAAAAACCTATATGCTGCTGCAGGCAATGGAACTTGCCGGAAATGCAGAAAAAAAGGAGTTGGGTTCCTGGCTTGCGACTGACAAGGAGAACTCAGAAAAGGTGCGGGGCGTAACGGAGATTTACCGGAAACTGGGCCTTCCGGAGCTTGTGGAGCAGGAAGTAGAACGCCACTACAGCGAAGCCCTCCGCAACCTGGATGCGATATCAGTTCCGGATGAAAAGAAGCAACCACTGCGGAAACTGGGCATGAGGCTGATGGAACGCAGCCAATAA
- a CDS encoding T9SS type A sorting domain-containing protein — protein sequence MKILTLIFLPLFFVFSPARSMAQIVIGSSDMPQANVGYEFTNILNVLQLDVQQTGANQTWNFSNLTAGSQETDSFLSFSSLPLPVRLAFFNSGNLAINTAVPGLDSLPLPIPIPNSGTLIINKTSSAFIHTGFTFEFSGFPFPVKYADPDEIYKFPLEFTDRDSSTAFFNIQLPGLGYYEQALIRKVHVDGHGTLITPADTFEVLRVRTLILREDSIYMDTLGQGIRTPPEQEVTYEWLARNEGIPVMSVSGRMVAGNFLPISGFFIGKPAQSNPTLTEPIAEKPEDMKIFPSPAFSQLNIQYNFNFNTRIMLFNLNGKLVIEKQIFAGSKIAKLNVSGLSAGNYLLLVQDKKGTRQARVSVIK from the coding sequence ATGAAAATCCTGACGCTGATTTTTCTGCCCCTGTTCTTCGTTTTTTCGCCTGCCCGTTCAATGGCCCAAATCGTAATTGGGAGCAGCGATATGCCACAGGCCAATGTTGGCTATGAGTTTACCAATATCCTGAACGTCCTTCAACTTGATGTGCAGCAGACAGGCGCCAACCAAACCTGGAATTTCAGCAATCTCACAGCCGGGTCGCAGGAAACTGACAGCTTCCTGAGTTTCTCAAGTTTGCCGCTTCCTGTCCGGCTGGCATTCTTCAACAGCGGCAACCTGGCTATTAACACTGCTGTACCGGGGCTGGATTCACTTCCGCTGCCTATACCCATCCCCAACAGCGGAACGCTCATCATCAACAAAACCTCTTCTGCATTTATACATACAGGTTTCACTTTCGAATTCAGTGGCTTTCCTTTCCCGGTGAAATATGCTGATCCCGATGAAATTTATAAGTTTCCGCTGGAATTTACTGACAGGGATTCTTCCACCGCTTTCTTTAATATTCAGTTGCCGGGGCTTGGTTATTATGAGCAGGCCCTGATAAGAAAAGTGCACGTGGACGGCCACGGCACGCTCATTACACCTGCCGATACGTTCGAGGTGCTTCGCGTACGAACGCTGATCCTCCGGGAGGACTCCATATACATGGATACGCTGGGTCAGGGAATTCGCACCCCGCCAGAGCAGGAGGTAACGTATGAGTGGCTGGCTCGTAATGAAGGGATTCCCGTTATGTCCGTTTCCGGAAGAATGGTAGCCGGCAATTTCCTTCCCATCTCCGGATTTTTCATAGGAAAGCCGGCACAAAGCAACCCTACCTTAACCGAACCGATAGCTGAAAAACCAGAGGATATGAAAATCTTCCCATCGCCTGCTTTTTCCCAATTAAATATTCAATACAATTTTAATTTTAATACACGGATCATGCTTTTTAATTTAAACGGTAAATTGGTAATTGAAAAGCAAATATTTGCTGGTAGTAAAATAGCAAAACTGAATGTGAGTGGCCTGAGCGCTGGAAACTATCTGCTCCTTGTTCAGGATAAAAAAGGGACAAGGCAGGCCAGGGTTAGTGTAATAAAGTAA
- a CDS encoding DNA topoisomerase IB encodes MPWKPTQDIKLTTRKAGLRYYSDDRHGYSRTRHGRGFIIYDREGNRVADQAEKQRIKKLAIPPAWERVWISPLPHGHLQATGFDAKGRKQYLYHELWNEFRNKSKFGRMREFGKALPKIRQTTEEHLRKRGLPREKVLACVVQLLEHTQVRVGNQEYAQKNESYGLTTLRDKHVKEQGRDKITFEFKGKSGKQNHISLDNPRLARLVKMCKDIPGYELFQYYDDKGKKHAIDSGEVNEYIREISGHDFTAKDFRTWGGTVWATKCYCEIGPCEDEKSAEKNTVQVIKMVASHLRNTTAICRKYYVHPSVVEAYRKGELEALYRSSRQAAAATGLTREEQAVMKVLQKFQAKT; translated from the coding sequence ATGCCCTGGAAACCCACGCAGGATATTAAGCTAACAACCCGTAAAGCCGGGCTTCGTTACTATAGCGATGACCGTCACGGCTACTCCCGTACCCGCCACGGACGGGGGTTCATTATATATGACAGGGAAGGGAACAGAGTAGCGGATCAGGCGGAAAAACAGCGGATCAAAAAGCTGGCGATCCCCCCTGCCTGGGAAAGGGTTTGGATAAGCCCGCTGCCGCATGGTCATCTTCAGGCCACCGGCTTTGATGCAAAGGGGCGGAAGCAGTACCTGTATCATGAACTGTGGAATGAATTCCGGAACAAGTCAAAATTTGGCCGCATGAGAGAATTCGGAAAGGCCTTGCCAAAGATCAGGCAAACGACAGAGGAGCATCTGCGAAAAAGAGGATTGCCACGCGAAAAAGTCCTGGCCTGCGTAGTGCAGTTGCTGGAGCATACGCAGGTCCGGGTGGGCAATCAGGAATATGCTCAGAAGAACGAATCTTATGGCCTCACAACACTTCGGGATAAACACGTAAAAGAGCAGGGAAGGGATAAAATAACATTTGAATTTAAAGGCAAAAGCGGGAAGCAGAATCATATTTCACTTGATAATCCACGGCTCGCAAGGCTGGTAAAGATGTGCAAGGATATTCCGGGGTATGAGCTTTTTCAATATTATGATGACAAAGGGAAAAAGCACGCAATAGATTCAGGGGAGGTGAATGAATATATCCGTGAAATATCCGGCCATGACTTCACCGCCAAAGATTTCCGAACGTGGGGCGGAACCGTATGGGCCACCAAATGCTACTGCGAAATAGGGCCATGTGAGGATGAAAAGTCAGCAGAGAAAAATACGGTTCAGGTGATAAAGATGGTGGCCAGCCATCTGCGGAATACCACTGCTATTTGCCGTAAATATTATGTGCATCCATCCGTGGTGGAGGCTTACAGAAAAGGCGAATTAGAAGCATTGTACCGCTCTTCGCGCCAGGCTGCTGCTGCTACCGGACTTACCCGCGAGGAGCAGGCAGTGATGAAAGTGCTGCAAAAATTTCAGGCGAAAACTTAA
- a CDS encoding type II toxin-antitoxin system RelE/ParE family toxin, producing the protein MIVLIDKKFKKDLSEKRDVQLNKKVAAAIRDVQVAGTLQEIQHLKKLKATGEFYRIRIGDYRIGIEKTGSTTLLFVRFIHRKDIYRYFP; encoded by the coding sequence TTGATAGTCCTGATTGATAAAAAATTCAAGAAAGACCTAAGCGAAAAACGAGATGTCCAGTTAAACAAGAAAGTTGCTGCTGCTATTCGTGACGTACAGGTTGCTGGGACATTGCAGGAAATTCAGCACCTAAAAAAGCTTAAGGCTACAGGTGAATTCTACAGGATCAGGATTGGCGACTACAGAATTGGCATTGAGAAAACCGGATCAACCACCCTTTTATTTGTTCGATTTATTCATAGAAAAGACATCTATCGCTATTTCCCTTGA
- a CDS encoding glycosyltransferase family protein yields the protein MEEGKLRVLFAVQGEGRGHMTQSLALATILRNAGHEVVCAMLGTSSRREIPGFYYRKIDCPVQLYESPNFITDKNGKGIRVLPSVVRSLRRSRAYFRNLAILRKTIDHYEPDLIVNFYEPLMGILYLLHKPPVPMVTVAHQYLLHHPDFPFPDSKKLDQWMLKAFNHLTASRSVLRLALSFSPLKQPKDKSLIILPPLLRQEVLEYPDVRKGDSYLVYLLNSGYSEEIMDWHRQHPDVVIDCFWDKSGAGEEFRPHPNLTFHRIDDEKFLRLMASCRAFISTAGFESVCEAMYFQKPVMMVPVAGHIEQLCNAMDARRVGAGIHSSVFDLNKFLHYLPGHKTNYTSYRNWVQVAPQKFMDVLSAFEPRKPQKARQPEEAGALVS from the coding sequence ATGGAAGAGGGAAAGCTGAGGGTATTATTTGCAGTACAGGGAGAGGGCCGCGGCCACATGACGCAATCGCTTGCTTTGGCAACTATTCTCAGAAATGCCGGACATGAGGTGGTATGCGCTATGTTGGGAACCAGCAGCAGGCGGGAAATTCCGGGTTTCTATTACCGGAAAATTGATTGCCCGGTCCAGCTTTATGAAAGCCCTAATTTTATTACTGATAAAAATGGTAAAGGAATCCGGGTGCTGCCTTCCGTGGTTCGCAGCCTACGCAGGAGCCGTGCGTATTTTCGGAATCTCGCAATACTAAGAAAAACCATTGATCATTATGAACCGGATCTGATCGTGAATTTTTACGAGCCGCTGATGGGGATCTTGTACCTACTGCATAAACCGCCTGTGCCTATGGTAACCGTAGCCCATCAATACCTGCTTCATCACCCCGATTTTCCATTTCCTGACAGCAAAAAGCTGGATCAATGGATGCTGAAGGCATTTAATCATCTTACTGCTTCGCGCTCCGTGCTGCGGCTGGCGCTTTCTTTTTCGCCATTGAAGCAGCCGAAAGACAAGAGCCTGATTATCCTGCCACCGCTGCTCCGGCAGGAGGTGTTGGAATATCCGGATGTGAGAAAGGGAGACTCGTATCTGGTTTATCTTCTCAACAGTGGCTATAGTGAAGAGATCATGGATTGGCACCGGCAACACCCCGATGTGGTAATAGATTGCTTCTGGGATAAAAGCGGGGCCGGGGAAGAATTTCGCCCTCATCCAAACCTCACCTTCCACCGCATAGATGACGAGAAGTTTCTTCGGCTTATGGCGTCTTGCCGGGCATTTATCAGCACTGCCGGTTTTGAATCAGTGTGCGAAGCGATGTACTTTCAGAAGCCGGTGATGATGGTGCCCGTGGCAGGCCACATTGAGCAGCTTTGCAACGCAATGGATGCCAGGAGAGTGGGCGCAGGTATCCATTCTTCGGTATTTGACCTGAATAAATTCCTGCACTATTTGCCCGGCCATAAAACCAACTATACAAGCTACCGGAACTGGGTGCAGGTTGCTCCTCAAAAGTTCATGGATGTGCTATCAGCCTTTGAACCGCGAAAGCCACAGAAAGCAAGGCAACCGGAGGAAGCAGGAGCGCTTGTTTCTTAA
- a CDS encoding DUF5615 family PIN-like protein, protein MRFIVDAQLPPSWANILKEAGHEAMHTRELPDGNDTSDSFIIEMATTQGWVVITKDTDFLYSFLTTGRPPRLVLVRLGNMRLRNINMALSNNVNLLIDCLNEGSLIELWPDEIRIVY, encoded by the coding sequence ATGCGGTTCATTGTAGATGCACAACTACCGCCTTCCTGGGCTAACATCTTAAAGGAGGCCGGGCATGAGGCTATGCATACCAGAGAACTTCCTGATGGAAATGATACTTCGGACAGCTTTATCATAGAAATGGCAACCACCCAAGGATGGGTAGTAATAACTAAGGACACTGATTTTCTCTACTCTTTCTTAACTACCGGACGTCCACCAAGACTTGTTCTGGTGCGCCTTGGAAATATGAGGTTACGGAATATTAATATGGCTTTAAGCAATAATGTGAACTTGCTAATAGACTGCCTTAATGAAGGTTCCTTAATTGAACTCTGGCCTGACGAGATTAGGATAGTTTATTAA
- a CDS encoding DUF433 domain-containing protein, giving the protein MDQSLQNRITVNPDICHGKPTIRNTRMMVESLLEYLAAGDTIEDILAEFPNLEREDILAAIAYANRILQFKNISFKVA; this is encoded by the coding sequence ATGGATCAGTCCCTTCAAAATCGTATTACCGTAAATCCTGACATTTGCCACGGCAAACCAACCATCCGCAACACCCGCATGATGGTGGAAAGCCTGCTTGAGTATTTAGCTGCCGGTGACACCATTGAGGATATCCTGGCCGAATTTCCTAACCTTGAGCGGGAGGACATTTTAGCCGCAATAGCGTACGCTAACCGGATTCTCCAATTTAAAAACATCTCCTTCAAAGTAGCTTAA
- a CDS encoding HepT-like ribonuclease domain-containing protein yields MSDILIAAQKVEEFTADIKTLADYEADAKTRSAVERQLAIIGEAVNRFLKAHPNNQIDNAAKIIGFRNWLIHAYDAIDNTTVWAILKRHLPKLRDGKAEGIICSSHLLSYASRSFLNCSSSFSATCFTM; encoded by the coding sequence TTGTCTGACATTCTAATTGCTGCCCAAAAGGTGGAAGAGTTTACTGCAGACATAAAAACTTTGGCAGACTATGAAGCTGATGCAAAAACCCGGAGTGCCGTAGAAAGGCAGTTGGCCATTATAGGGGAGGCGGTTAACAGGTTTCTCAAAGCCCACCCAAATAACCAGATTGACAATGCCGCGAAAATAATCGGTTTCAGGAACTGGCTCATACATGCTTATGATGCAATTGATAACACCACAGTTTGGGCTATTTTGAAAAGGCACCTTCCGAAGTTGAGGGATGGAAAGGCTGAGGGAATAATTTGCAGCTCCCACTTGCTCTCGTACGCCTCGCGCTCGTTCTTGAACTGCTCCTCCAGCTTCTCGGCCACCTGCTTTACGATGTAG